A genomic stretch from Enterobacter dykesii includes:
- the pxpC gene encoding 5-oxoprolinase subunit PxpC, whose protein sequence is MLTLIRAGLYTSVQDAGRFGLRQSGVSYCGALDRPSLEIANLLVGNPGSTAALEITLGQCVIEFGQETWFALTGAGCDATLDGKAVWTGWRLRAKAGQRLTLKRPLHGVRSYLAVAGGIDVPEVLGSSSTDQKAGIGGHEGRLLRDGDRLGIKPSARHFSTTQGVKQLLWGNQIRALPGPEYHEFDEASKESFWRAPWKISPQSNRMGYRLQGQPLTRTTDRELLSHGLLPGVIQVPGNGQPIVLMNDAQTTGGYPRIACIIEADRYHLAQIPLGQPIHFVQCSLEEALKARQDQQRYLEQLAWRLDGKD, encoded by the coding sequence ATGTTAACGCTTATTCGCGCCGGGCTTTACACCTCCGTACAGGATGCCGGCCGCTTTGGTCTGCGCCAGTCGGGCGTGAGCTACTGCGGTGCGCTTGACCGTCCTTCGCTGGAGATTGCCAACCTGCTTGTGGGCAACCCAGGCAGCACGGCGGCGCTAGAAATTACGCTGGGTCAGTGTGTGATTGAGTTTGGTCAGGAAACCTGGTTTGCCTTAACCGGCGCAGGCTGTGATGCGACGCTGGATGGCAAAGCGGTGTGGACCGGCTGGCGGCTACGAGCGAAAGCCGGGCAGCGCCTGACGCTCAAACGTCCGCTGCACGGCGTGCGTAGCTATCTCGCGGTGGCGGGGGGCATCGACGTGCCGGAGGTGCTGGGCTCGTCCAGTACCGATCAGAAGGCCGGGATCGGCGGTCACGAAGGACGTTTGTTGCGCGACGGCGATCGGCTGGGAATCAAACCCTCCGCGCGCCATTTCTCGACCACACAGGGCGTAAAACAGCTGCTGTGGGGAAACCAGATCCGCGCCTTACCGGGGCCGGAATATCATGAGTTTGACGAGGCGTCTAAAGAGTCCTTCTGGCGCGCGCCGTGGAAGATCAGCCCGCAAAGTAACCGCATGGGCTACCGCCTGCAGGGTCAGCCGTTGACCCGCACGACGGACCGGGAACTGCTCTCCCACGGTTTATTGCCGGGGGTTATTCAGGTGCCGGGGAACGGTCAGCCCATCGTGTTAATGAACGATGCGCAAACGACCGGCGGCTATCCGCGCATTGCCTGCATCATTGAAGCGGATCGCTACCATCTGGCGCAAATTCCCCTCGGTCAGCCGATTCACTTCGTGCAGTGTTCGCTGGAGGAGGCGCTGAAGGCCCGGCAGGATCAGCAGCGTTATCTGGAACAGCTGGCGTGGAGGCTTGATGGTAAAGATTGA
- the pxpA gene encoding 5-oxoprolinase subunit PxpA yields the protein MVKIDLNADLGEGSRADAELMTLVTSVNIACGFHAGDAQTMLESVRNAIKNGVAIGAHPSFPDRENFGRTAMDLPPETVYAQVLYQIGALDAMVRAQNDVMRHVKPHGMLYNQAAKDADLADAIARAVRDCNPQLILVGLAGSELIRAGQRLGLTTRQEVFADRGYQPDGSLVPRTQAGALITDEGKALAQTLEMVRAGRVIAVDGTPAHVQADTVCLHGDGEHALQFARRLRAAFSEEGILVSAE from the coding sequence ATGGTAAAGATTGATTTGAACGCCGATCTGGGGGAGGGAAGCCGCGCTGATGCGGAACTGATGACCCTGGTCACCTCGGTCAATATCGCCTGCGGCTTTCACGCGGGCGATGCCCAAACCATGCTGGAGAGCGTGCGTAATGCCATTAAAAACGGCGTCGCGATTGGGGCTCACCCCAGCTTTCCCGATCGGGAAAACTTTGGCCGTACGGCGATGGATCTGCCCCCTGAGACGGTCTACGCTCAGGTGCTCTACCAGATCGGCGCGCTGGATGCGATGGTGCGCGCCCAGAACGATGTGATGCGCCACGTGAAGCCGCACGGCATGCTCTACAACCAGGCAGCGAAAGATGCCGATCTGGCGGACGCCATTGCCCGCGCGGTGCGGGACTGCAACCCGCAGCTGATCCTTGTGGGTCTGGCGGGCAGCGAGCTGATTCGCGCCGGACAACGGCTGGGGCTGACCACGCGTCAGGAAGTGTTTGCCGATCGGGGATATCAGCCGGACGGCAGCCTGGTGCCGCGGACGCAGGCCGGCGCGCTGATTACCGACGAAGGTAAAGCACTGGCGCAGACGCTCGAGATGGTGCGCGCCGGGCGGGTGATTGCCGTGGATGGAACACCGGCACACGTTCAGGCCGATACGGTATGTTTACACGGCGATGGCGAGCATGCGCTCCAGTTCGCGCGCCGCTTGCGGGCAGCGTTCTCTGAAGAGGGCATCCTCGTCAGCGCCGAATAA
- the nei gene encoding endonuclease VIII: MPEGPEIRRAADSLEAAIKGKPLTDVWFAFPQLKPFESQLVGQTVTHIETRGKALLTHFSHNLTLYSHNQLYGVWRVVEAGEQPQTTRVLRVRLQTADKAILLYSASDIEMLTPEQLLMHPFLQRVGPDVLDMRLTASDVKARLLSPKFRNRQFSSLFLDQAFLAGLGNYLRVEILWEVGLAPQHKASQLSDEQLEALSHALLDIPRLSYNTRGVVDENTHHGALFRFKVFHRAGKKCERCGGIIDRIMLSSRPFNWCPHCQK; the protein is encoded by the coding sequence ATGCCTGAAGGTCCGGAGATCCGCCGTGCGGCGGATAGCCTGGAGGCGGCGATAAAGGGCAAACCTCTGACGGATGTCTGGTTTGCTTTTCCTCAGCTAAAACCGTTTGAATCACAGCTGGTGGGCCAGACTGTGACTCATATTGAAACGCGCGGCAAGGCCCTGCTTACGCACTTTTCCCATAACCTGACGTTATATAGCCATAATCAGCTTTACGGCGTCTGGCGCGTGGTGGAGGCGGGTGAGCAGCCGCAAACCACCCGCGTGCTCCGCGTCAGGCTGCAAACGGCGGATAAAGCGATCCTGCTCTATAGCGCGTCGGATATCGAAATGTTAACGCCGGAGCAACTGCTGATGCATCCGTTCCTGCAGCGAGTCGGGCCAGACGTGCTGGACATGCGCCTGACGGCAAGCGACGTGAAGGCCCGGCTGCTATCCCCCAAATTCCGCAACCGGCAGTTTTCCAGCCTGTTCCTTGACCAGGCCTTTCTGGCCGGGCTTGGCAACTACCTGCGGGTAGAGATCCTCTGGGAAGTCGGGCTGGCGCCGCAGCATAAAGCGTCTCAGCTGAGCGATGAACAGCTGGAGGCGTTATCCCACGCGCTGCTGGATATTCCGCGGCTCTCTTACAACACGCGCGGCGTGGTGGATGAGAATACCCATCACGGGGCACTGTTCCGCTTTAAGGTGTTTCATCGGGCGGGGAAAAAGTGCGAGCGGTGCGGCGGGATTATTGACAGGATTATGCTCTCTTCAAGACCTTTTAACTGGTGCCCACACTGCCAGAAATAA
- a CDS encoding citrate synthase, translated as MADTKATLTLNGDTAIELDVLKGTLGQDVIDIRTLGSKGVFTFDPGFTSTASCESKITYIDGDEGILLHRGFPIDQLATESNYLEVCYILLNGEKPTQAQYDEFKTTVTRHTMIHEQITRLFHAFRRDSHPMAVMCGITGALAAFYHDSLDVNNPRHRDIAAFRLLSKMPTMAAMCYKYSIGQPFVYPRNDLSYAGNFLRMMFSTPCEEYEVNPVLERAMDRILILHADHEQNASTSTVRTAGSSGANPFACIAAGIASLWGPAHGGANEAALKMLEEISTVEHIPEFVRRAKDKNDSFRLMGFGHRVYKNYDPRATVMRETCHEVLKELGTKDDLLEVAMELEHIALNDPYFIEKKLYPNVDFYSGIILKAMGIPSSMFTVIFAMARTVGWIAHWNEMHSEGMKIARPRQLYTGYEQRDFKSDIKR; from the coding sequence ATGGCTGATACAAAGGCAACGCTCACCCTAAATGGTGACACTGCTATTGAACTGGATGTGCTAAAAGGCACGCTCGGTCAGGATGTTATTGATATCCGTACGCTGGGCTCTAAAGGTGTATTCACCTTTGACCCTGGATTTACCTCTACCGCATCTTGCGAATCCAAAATCACCTACATTGACGGTGACGAAGGTATCCTGCTCCATCGCGGCTTCCCCATCGATCAGTTAGCCACCGAATCCAACTATCTGGAAGTGTGCTACATCCTGCTGAACGGCGAAAAACCGACGCAGGCACAGTACGATGAATTCAAAACCACCGTGACCCGTCACACCATGATCCATGAGCAGATTACCCGTCTGTTCCATGCGTTCCGCCGTGACTCTCACCCGATGGCGGTGATGTGCGGTATCACCGGTGCGCTGGCGGCGTTCTACCATGACTCCCTTGACGTGAATAACCCGCGTCACCGCGATATCGCGGCGTTCCGCCTGCTGTCCAAAATGCCTACCATGGCGGCGATGTGCTACAAATACTCCATCGGTCAGCCGTTTGTGTATCCGCGCAACGACCTCTCCTACGCGGGTAACTTCCTGCGCATGATGTTCTCCACGCCGTGCGAAGAGTACGAAGTGAACCCGGTGCTGGAACGCGCGATGGACCGTATTCTGATCCTGCACGCTGACCACGAACAGAACGCCTCTACCTCTACCGTCCGTACCGCGGGCTCTTCAGGCGCGAACCCGTTCGCCTGTATCGCTGCGGGCATCGCCTCCCTGTGGGGACCGGCGCACGGTGGCGCGAACGAAGCGGCACTGAAGATGCTGGAAGAGATCAGCACCGTTGAGCACATTCCTGAGTTCGTGCGTCGCGCGAAAGACAAGAATGACTCCTTCCGCCTGATGGGCTTCGGTCACCGTGTTTACAAAAACTACGACCCGCGCGCCACCGTCATGCGTGAGACCTGCCACGAAGTGCTAAAAGAACTGGGCACCAAAGATGACCTGCTGGAAGTGGCGATGGAGCTGGAACACATCGCGCTGAACGACCCGTACTTCATCGAGAAGAAACTCTACCCGAACGTCGATTTCTACTCTGGCATTATTCTGAAAGCGATGGGCATTCCGTCTTCCATGTTCACCGTGATCTTCGCCATGGCCCGTACCGTAGGCTGGATTGCGCACTGGAACGAAATGCACAGCGAAGGCATGAAAATCGCCCGTCCTCGTCAGCTGTATACCGGCTACGAGCAGCGTGATTTTAAGTCTGATATTAAGCGCTAA